In the Ornithodoros turicata isolate Travis chromosome 5, ASM3712646v1, whole genome shotgun sequence genome, CGCCTCTCGCCGCAGCGTCAGCGCGGGTATTTCCCGGCAGGCcgatgtggctggggacccattgAAGCCACACGCTGTGACCGGAGGTGGTGAGACTGCTGTATGTCGTGAGGGCTAGGGAGCAGATGTCTGTGACGATCTTGGAGCAAGGAGAAGATAATATTTGCTGCAGCGCCGCCTTGCTGTCCGTAAGCACAGTCCAGTTGTTTGGGGGCCTCGTTGATATAAGTCTCAGGGCTTCATTGATGGCGGCGAGCTCTGCTTCGGTGGAGGATGTCTCGTGAGGAAGCTTGAGCGCTAGTTCGTAATTTTCTGAAGGCACAACAACGGCTAAAGTTGAGGCGCCCGCGGAGACCGACGCGTCCGTGTAGATCGCTATTCTTCGGGAGTGCACGTTATTAAGGTGTTCCAGCGCGAGTTGGAGCAAAGCGACTGGAGGGTGGTCGCCTTTTTTGAAGGCGCCAGGGATGCTGGAGTACACGGGAGGAGTAGCGAGGGTCCACATGGGAGGGGGATGAGACGGCATGTTGGAGGGCGAGGGAATAGACGTCCTCAGTCGCTGAACGCAGGACCCGAAAGCGGATGATGGGCACTCCATGGCGATATCTGTCAAGTAGTGGTGCGGGTGGCGTGTCAGGTACCTTGTGTAGATGCGGATGGTCTCCTTGTCACGCAAGGTGGGCATCGGTGACTCCCTCGCCTCTGCGAGAACGGAGACGGTCTCTGTCGTCTTAGGGACGCCCAGGCAGACGCGAAGGCTGCGGGCCTGGAGGTTGAGGAGCTCCCGTTCACTAGCTCTGCTTAGTCCATGTAAAATGGGGAGGCTGTAGCGCAGCGTTCCAAGTACAAGGGAGCAGTGGACAGACCTAAGGTCAGCACAAGTAGGGCCCGACGACATTCCAGAGACGCGACGAAGAACGCTGACGATGTTGTTTACCTTAGAAGAGAGGTATTTGAGCTGCTTCGACCAGGTCAGGCCCCTGTGGATAATGATGCCCAGGTACCTGTAGCTCGATGCAAAATGCACTGGCGATCCTGCGACGTGGGGTGGGAAACGAAGGAAGGAGCGGCGGGTAAATGCCATGGCGACAGTTTTGGTTGGGGAGACAGACAGCCCACGATCACAAAGGTATGCTACACCAACGCCGTCCAACGCCGTCTCCAAGGAGCCCTTGACACGGTCGCCGACCGTGTCAAGGGCTCCTTGGAGACGGCGTTGGATGACATCGCGGCGCAGGCTGGACGTCCagaggcagatgtcgtccgcgtagactGTGATATTGGTGTGGTCGCGTAGGAGGGCTGGTAGGGAAGCCATAATGATGTTGAAAAGAAGAGGGCTAAGCACACTGCCTTGTGGGACCCCGCGGCAGACGCAGAAGGATCGGGTGTCGCCATCAGAAGTGCGAACAAAGAGGGACCGTGACGAGAGGAAGTCCTGGATCCAGAGGAGCATGCTACCGCCCACGCCAGCCTGCTGCAGCGTCGCCACGACAGCACTGTGCAGTACGCTGTCGTAAGCCTTCATGACATCCAGGAATACCGCTGCGGTAAGCCGGCCGTCGGATTGAGCTTGTTGCGTACGGGAAACGAGGTCGACGACGTTATCTATGGCGGATCTTCCATGCCTGAACCCAGTCAGTGTTTCCGGGAAGTACCCCGTGCTTTCTAGGTACCAGTTCAGGCGTGAGTACACCATTCGCTCAAGGGTTTTCCCGACGCAACTGGTGAGGGCAATCGGTCTGAACGAGTCTTTGTTGTGCGGTGACTTTCCGGGTTTGAGAATGGGGATCACCATTGCCTGCTTCCACTCCATTGGAAGGGAGCCTGAGAGCCAGGAGGCGTTGAAGATTGCGAGTAGTGACCGGCGCCCACACAGCGGCAGGTTTCTGAGAGCCTTGTAACAAACTTGGTCCGCACCGGGAGACGTATGCATGGGCGAATTCGCTAGTGCCAGTTCTAGCTCCGCAAGAGAGAAAGGCATATCCAGGGCAGGCTCTGCAGAGGCCTCCAGAACGCCGGGGATGTCGCTGGACGCAGCTAGTGCTCCGACAGGTGCAGCTGTCAGACGGCCGCAGTATTCTTCCGCAATCTCTAACTCCGTCCGGCCAGTGGCAAGCGAGAGAGAGCGGAACGGCCGGCGCTGAGGGACGGGTTCGTGGAGTCCTCTGAGCACAGTCCATATTCTTGAGAGTGGTGTGCGGGGAGAGAGGGAAGTGGCGAAGTTCCGCCAGTGGGGAGCGTGACAGCTTGCAGAGATGTCTATGTATTGCCTTCTGTATGCGGCGCGCTTCGTACTTGTCGGCAGGTAGGTGGGTACGCCGGGCACGGCGTTCAGCGCCCGACGGCGTATGGCTCGCAACCTCTCGTATTCCGCGTCAACAGCGGCAAACTTTAAGGGAATCCGAGCTACTCGTGTGGCGGAACGCACAGCGGTAATCATAGTCCGGGTGAAAGCGCTTCCGCTTGTGGGCGTGGAGCCGGAGACCGCATCTTCAATGATGGCCCTGTACGACCGCCAGTCGGTCCGCTTGACGAGATGGCCAGCCGGGCTGCGCTGTGCGTCATGCACGCTGATCAATACCGGGAAGTGGTCGCTTCCGAGGGTGTCTGCATTGACTTGCCATCTGAAGAGCCGTGCAACCGAGGCCGACACAGCAGTGAGATCCAGGCATGATGAGAGCTGAGTCGACTGCACGCATGTCGGGGAACCGTCGTTCAAAATGCAAAGGTCCCGGCTCTCAAAGAGGGCCGCCAGTCGCATACCTCGGGTGCCCGTACGTGCACTACCCCAGATCGTGTTGTGGGCGTTGAGGTCTCCGCAGACTACGTAAGGCGCAGGGATACTGTCCAGTAACGCCGCCAGATCACTCACGTCGTAAGCAACTGCGGGTGGTATGTACAGGGAGACGACAGTGAAAGTAAGAGTGCCCATGCGTACAGTGCAGCAGACGTACTCCCCGGGTCCTGGGCAGTGGACATCCTGCTTGATGGCCGGGATGTCGGAGCGGATGAAGAGCGCGGCGCGGCTTGTCCTCCCGCGGGCACACGAGGTAAAGGTAACGTAATTTGATAGGCGGAAGTTGTCATCGATTCTGCTTTCCGAGATACATATTAAGGGGAACTTGTGCCTCCAGATAAACTGTCGGAAATCGGATACTTTAGATGTAAGGCTTCTCGAGTTCCATTGAAAGATTGTCgtccgaaattgaggcttcagagtttcaggtattcaacggcgcacaaaatcagtcgcaaagacgcgCGGAGAGCCTGACATACTCCTGCCCCCACGAAGCTAGTACAATTTATCGccgaaccggcgtgcagcacaagacgtgccggtaacaaggcggttgacattgcaccatacgttgataagcggcaaacaaaaatgattccgcctcttttttcccggcCTCTTTTTCTTcaaccttctatctttcatgggggcaggagcatgtgctgctctctgcgcatctttgcgactgatttggtgcgccattgaacacccgaaactttgaagcctcaatttcgggaatttttttgggcagttccatttgcaatatcgagcggatttcttggtggaccTGACTAAGTTCGCAActggctctctaattctgtaaaaaaaaaacgttaggttgacttgggaaattttggagttcaattaaagaaattcaatttattttaattaaaatcaaatgaaaatatttttgcaagatggcaaattcagttgccacacaagtgccgtttaccccgtatttttccgtcgccccgtttttttataaagtcaaaatgacacgttttttgaaacaccctgtatatagatactcatggaacgatgcgacagcaccagaggacacgtgtttcgccgtgttttcggctcgtcagctctggctagctgcgcatcgttcggaattggcaaaccaggggtcgctcagcgagcgatatgcacctgggagggtgactgagcactcctcaatgccacagtgcaagccagtgaattataatgaggggaaaaagccattaaagaaacaagcaaatgacactagacgtgtttgaaattcaaaattacagattaagatggcttctacggctgcacgcagagaaacagataatcatagaacgatgcgacagcaccagaggacacgtgtttcgccgtgtttgcggctcgtcagctctggctagctgcgcatcgttccaaACCAAATCGCACAACCAAATTCACCCTCgaacattcaatttacctcccactactcTGCCTCCACTGTTgccttcttggatgtggaagtcaagttacaaaacggcggtgtctcaaccaacttataccggaagcctacagatgctcagcagtacttatcgttccgcagttgccatccaaggcatactaagttagccataccttatagtcaggcattgcgctaccgcagaatatgcactaacgatgccgaactagacaaccatctccaacgactagaacaaaccttcattgatcgtgaatacccagacaaacttgtgaaagacgctatagccagagcaagatccacagatcgccaacaattgctccaaagatctcctcgagccaatggaaattctgcagtaaatctcacggtcacattcaatggcagcgttcctaacattagccgaatactcaaccgccactacacaattctttcacaatctgatcggatgaaggaaatattctcacagccaccgcgcgtaagttatcgccgggcgcggaacatccaagacagactagtaaatgccaaaattaacaaacttccagaaaacaacgttggttgccacccttgtaatgcaagtagatgccagatttgtaaatcaatgcaagccgctaaaTCTGCAGAAAGTACCAATTCTATTTATCGGGTCAATATTattggcgactttaactgtaattcttccaatgtggTCTATCTTCTTGAatgcaatgaatgcaacgcccaatatatcggacagacagccacgtcatttagaacgcgattcaataaccgcaaatctgacgtcgcgaagaaacctaatctgccagtgtcgcgccatttcagtaagacactcaatcaccaatatatctattttcatcctacagtcaggctttccttcccagcggctcagggaacagcgcgaatcttatctcattcataaattccagtgtcagataaacgaagatccaggaatcctttctactattcgcaacttGCATTCccaatccagcacaatacacaCGCTCTTTTGTCTCgtttcaggctcacgggtattccctcaaggtcctgctgcacaggcccggtcattcccctttcacttagtcaccaacatgtgttagtcatgacaacagcgcatgcgctactctctttcccttgtacacaaccctctcccatatataaagcttgttcttgtcaccaaaccccagtcccgtcgaaggcagcgctaactgccgaaacgtcgacccctatccctatatgtgttaataaattcccctttgtgttttcctgtaagctctttgtcgtcttctgatttttcctacttatatatatatatatatgtttactgatcgagcgtgccacaatcccagctgtggacggccgtttcgagcttcttggctctcatcggcacagcgtagggatgtgacacgctcttgggtcggcacaaacactgtgtctctgcaagacatcaatgttccagggtgttagcaacacctctggaggccgcagtgcaaagccagtaagtacagatacaaatataaaaatgagcaaatgctccatggctgcacgtgaggcatatgtttactgatcgagcgtgccacaatcccagctgtggacggccgtttcgagcttcttggctctcatcggcacttcgcacgcgctagcctcgcggatacgtaaatgcATTCAACTTCATTGCTCTCAAACAAgaaaacaagggacgcgttgcgcgacattaccgatagagaagtcGTTACGCAGcacccttgggtcgctgtttagttgaggagagtttgggcggatgaaattaaaacgaacactacggcacttTGGTAGAGAgccacaaccggtcacatgtacctgtaagtatacagggtgtcccagaaaacgtgtcatcgaattataataaaaaaaaactacaccatcgagagtcatgcggtcaatggcatttgttcttactgggtttttgccacctcatcATGTGAATGTcttgtaacgtaagtttaattatgtcagtttttgcgagcttaagtcggaaatttgcatagtaaaggttacttttttaccccaccaatgtgaagagggtgtctaatttagtcaaattaatgataattgacagggatattcagaagctatcccatcggaaaaaatagccgaacatcatgctctacggaggtcgcacagaatagcgcacgatgaatttctcagcgcaatctttgtcagtccgacgaaaggaggttggaaacccagccctccccgacatcgcagaaagagataaaacaggcacggcttatcacgtccgactttcgctgggataatgctttccctctcccaattttaggaactgttactttttctactatcactctgtgggctggcttcggaacctcctttcgtcgcactgagagcgattgcgctcgaaaagtcatcgcgcgctatggtccggtgctccgaaaagcatgatattcggctattttttccgattggatagctcgtgaatatcactgtgaattatcatgaatttgagtgaattcggcacgctcttcatattggtggggtaaaaaagtgacctttacttggcaaatttccgagttcagttcgcaaatatttacatagtTAAACTTGGAGtatatgacattcacattaggaggtggcaaaaacctaataagaacaaatgctgttgacagcgtgattctaggtggtgtagtttttttattataattcaatgacacgttttctgcgacaccctgtatgtgcgcgaacgataaaacgttacaaaggaaGCCTAAGGGCCATAGTACaccgacatacattgcaccgtaaccgtaaccctctaaagtatccatgacatgacttcagaacacacggcGTCAGTTTAAttcgcctacactcttaaaaatgatggtggtggtagtggtggtgatagggcttgccgttgtcggcctcacgtatgtgggcaacgtcacgactcacgccctgggggaatgtgcgtccagggcagacttctaagggaactgtgccgacatatgtctgaaagcgtctgaggaaaacccaggaaaaaccccagacagcacagccggcaccgggattcgaacccgggtatctcccagtctcgacgtgacatggccagccatgaacttcaccgcatagcacgctcctagccaaccaccacctGGAATGACATTgctatctgccctgggggcttaatcgcttcatcgtcgttacggtcgttacaagctaacgagcggcgggaaattcaaaaaggtgggcacgtgacacattgcgcgtgacgtgtaccacggccttcacgtatcgcgcggaGAGCGCCGTGCGCGTgctttatcacgtgcccacctttttaaatttcccggccgcctttttgaatttcccgccactcgttaccTTGTAACGACCGttacgacgatgaagcgattaagccccctgatttgttgaaaacgggaggcgtacgccttttttgtgacacttatgctgttcataattgtcacaaaaaaggcgtgcgcctctcgttttcgacaaatcagggcagataacgatatcattcgaggtgatggtcggctaggagcgtgttatgcggtgaagttcacttatAAGAGTGTACTCGTAGTCCAAtccggcgaagtttttgcttaaaccgaaaaccgtt is a window encoding:
- the LOC135395655 gene encoding uncharacterized protein LOC135395655; amino-acid sequence: MASLPALLRDHTNITVYADDICLWTSSLRRDVIQRRLQGALDTVGDRVKGSLETALDGVGVAYLCDRGLSVSPTKTVAMAFTRRSFLRFPPHVAGSPVHFASSYRYLGIIIHRGLTWSKQLKYLSSKVNNIVSVLRRVSGMSSGPTCADLRSVHCSLVLGTLRYSLPILHGLSRASERELLNLQARSLRVCLGVPKTTETVSVLAEARESPMPTLRDKETIRIYTRYLTRHPHHYLTDIAMECPSSAFGSCVQRLRTSIPSPSNMPSHPPPMWTLATPPVYSSIPGAFKKGDHPPVALLQLALEHLNNVHSRRIAIYTDASVSAGASTLAVVVPSENYELALKLPHETSSTEAELAAINEALRLISTRPPNNWTVLTDSKAALQQILSSPCSKIVTDICSLALTTYSSLTTSGHSVWLQWVPSHIGLPGNTRADAAARGAHGAAATTMTTTIPLTPSACLIQIRRQTSRNTLAFSANAVAANTFLHSIDPRMELTLSQRLSRQEESILHRLRLDVALTPLLLSKMDRRTSPMCPCCAAVADIRHLLLHCKWYAGPRAALASNLTSLGHRENPWRRCWDLSGTLDNGQSAEPSCVT